One Ochotona princeps isolate mOchPri1 chromosome 7, mOchPri1.hap1, whole genome shotgun sequence genomic window carries:
- the JCHAIN gene encoding immunoglobulin J chain: MKNRLLLWGVLAVFVKAVLVTAHDEESTVLVDNKCKCVRITSKIVPDPSNPGSTIVERNIRIVVPLNTRENITDPTSPLRTKFVYYLADICKKCDPTEVELHNQVFTASQSTICEEHDYSETCYTYDRNKCYSTLVPISHNGEIKMVKAALTPESCYPY, translated from the exons ATGAAGAACCGTTTGCTTCTCTGGGGCGTGCTGGCCGTTTTTGTCAAGGCTGTTCTTGTCACAG CCCACGATGAGGAAAGCACTGTTCTCGTCGACAACAAATGCAAGTGCGTCCGCATCACGTCCAAGATCGTCCCTGATCCCAGCAACCCTGGCAGCACCATTGTGGAGAGGAACATCCGGATTGT CGTTCCTCTGAACACCAGGGAGAACATCACAGACCCCACTTCACCACTGAGAACTAAATTTGTGTATTATTTGGCTGACAT CTGTAAAAAATGTGACCCTACCGAAGTGGAGCTGCATAACCAGGTGTTCACTGCCAGCCAGAGCACCATATGTGAGGAACACGACTATTCTGAGACCTGCTACACGTATGACAGGAACAAGTGCTACTCGACTCTGGTCCCAATTAGTCACAACGGAGAGATCAAGATGGTGAAAGCAGCGCTGACCCCGGAGTCCTGCTACCCTTACTAA